The following nucleotide sequence is from Metamycoplasma phocicerebrale.
AACTTTTTAAATTTAGTAATATATAATATTAATATTATTATTTTAGTCTGGAGTAAATTTATGTTATTAATACTATTTGCTGAAAAGCAAGAAAGTGAGTCTTTTTTATCTCACGTTGAAATAATTAATGAATATATTTTTGATAACAGCTTTTCAAGTTATCAAAATATTTTATTGTGCAAATATAAAAATAAAAAGTTTTATGTAGCACATATGGGAGTAGGGAAAGTTAATAGTTCATTATTTTTATCAAGACTACTAAACATTAAAGATTTTAAAATAAGTGAAATTTTAAATATTGGAGCTTCGGGCGGACTAAAGAAAACAAAAGTAGGAGAAGCATTTTTAGTTCAAAAAAGTTATTACTATGATGTAGATTTAACTTGTTTAAAAAATTATAAGCTTGGGCAACTACCTAACAATGTAATTGAATTTAAAACCAACGATAATTTAAATTTAAAATTTCAAAAAATATTAAATTTAGAATTGACTAACAATGTTTCTGCTGATAAATTTTTTACAATTAGTGATGCTAAAAATATAGAAAAAAATTTTAATAATATTAAAACTATGGATATGGAGGCTACGGCTTTAATTCATACTGCAGATTTTTATAATATGCCAATTTCTATTATTAAGGTTATTTCTGACAATATTACAATTGAAGACAACGATAAAGACTATAGAAATAATACGTTAATAGTTAGTGCAAGAATTAATGATTTATTATTAAACATTTTGGAAAGGTTAAATTAATGAAATATATAGATATACATACACACCCATTTAAAGAATACTATGATAATCCTCTTTGTGTTGTTCGAGAATGAAAAAACATGAATATGGATTTTATGTTTGTTAATGGCACTTCGAAAGAAGATTGTGTTGAACTAATTGATTTATGTGCCAAACAAGATTATTTATATCCTATAATTGGAATACATCCAACTTTATCAGAAGGAAAAAAAGATGGCAATTTCTTGGAGACAATTATTACTAAGGAAGTTATTGGAATAGGCGAAGTTGGTTTGGATTATCATTATGATGATTCTCCTTCTAAAGAAATTCAAAAAGAAGGGTTTATTTCACAAATAGAGGTTGCAAAAAAACATAACGTTGTAGTTGTTATGCATATTAGAGATGCTTTAGATGATGCTTATAAAATAATTTCATTACCTAAATATAAAGATGTCAAATTTGTTTTTCACTCTTATAGTGGTGATAAAGAATTTACCAAAAAATGTTTAAAACATGATAATTTCTTTTTTTCATTTTCAGGAGTAGTAACTTTTAAAAATGCTAAAAGCCTTCAAGAATCTTGCTTAGAAGTGCCTATTGATAGAATATTTTGCGAAACTGACACTCCTTATCTAGCTCCAATGCCAATGAGAGGAAGACCTAACATAAGTCCTTATGTTGAACATACTTATAAATATATTGCCAATTTAAAACAAATTGATGAAGAAGTTTTAGTAAAACAAATTAGAAAAAATGTTAAGAAAGTTTTTGGTGTGTAATGGCAAAAATCAGAGCAAAAAAATCTTTTGGTCAAAATTTTTTAATTAATAAACAAATTCAAGAAAAAATTGTTTCTTTGGCTAATGTAGAAAATAAAAATGTAATAGAAATAGGGCCTGGTATGGGTGCTATTACAGATTTTTTGATTTCTAAAGTATCTAGTTTGAAGGCTTATGAATTAGATAAAGAATTATGAGAATATTTGAATAAAAAAAATTATCCAAAAAATATTCAAATTGTTAATGAGGATTTTTTAGAAGCCAACATTAATTTTATTGAAGATAGCAAAGTAACTATTATTGGCAATATTCCTTACAACATAACTTCTCCAATAATTTTTAAATTGTTAGATAATTATTTAAAAATTGAATCAGCAACCTTGATGATACAAAAAGAAGTAGCTGAAAGAATTTTGGCTATACCAAATTCTAAAGTATATGGAAAATTATCGGTAACTTTACAAATATTTAGTAATATAAAAAAATTATTAGATGTAAAAGCTTCACAATTTAATCCTCAACCAAAAGTAGATTCAACTGTAATTAAAATTGAATTCATTCAACCCAATGATTTTTTAAAGAAAAACGCTAAGGAAATTGTTAAGTTTATTGCTCTATGTTTTCAATTCAAAAGAAAAACTTTATTCAATAATTTGAACACTAATTTTTCAAAAGAAAAAATATTGCATTCTTTTCAAGAATTAAATTTCGATTCCAAAATTAGAGCAGAAAATTTGAATAAAAACGATTTTATAAATTTATTTAAAGAGTTAAATTAAACTCGGCTTTTTTAAGCTTTCAAATTAATTAATATTTTAAAATTAAATTATATTTTTGATTTTTATAAAAAAATTGTTTTTTTGTTTAACAAAAATAAAAAAAATATTATAATAATATAGCATTTAACAAAAACCACCTTGCCCAGGTGGCGGAATGGTAGACGCTACGGACTTAAAATCCGTTGGCTGTAATGGCCGTGCTGGTTCAAGTCCAGTTCTGGGCACCATGTTATGCGCCCTTAGCTCAGAAGGTAGAGCAAATGGCTTTTAACCATTGGGTCAGAGGTTCGAATCCTCTAGGGCGTACCATTTCAGGAAACTGACTAAAAATATAGGAGAAAAACTCCTATATTCCTTAAATGAAATATCAAGTGCAACACATAATTGTGCTTGATGTTTTTATTATATATTTAAAATTTTAAAGTTTGTAAAAATATATGTTTTTTTTGTTTTTATGTATTTTTTAAACAATTTAAATAAACAAAAAACACCGTTTATTCGGTAGAAATAAATTCTAATTTATTTATTTGTTAATTATTAGCTTAGATGTAATTTTCTTTTAAAAATAGTTCTTTTGAAGATTTTCAACCAAGTATTTCTCTTGGCATTTCATTTATTTTATTTGAAATATTTTGTAACGTTTCAATGTTGATTGTATTAAAGTTAAAACCTTTTTTATATTCCCTTCTAATTAAACCATTTCAATTTTCATTTGAACCACGTTGAAATGATGCATAAGGTTCAGCTCGATAAATTTTTATTTTTAATCATTTGGCTAATATTCCTATTTTTTCAAATTCTATACCATTGTCAATTGTTATACTTTTAACAATTAAACTATTTTCTTTTATTAGCTTGCGTAGTTGAGTATTAATTTCATAACCTGATTTACTTAAAACAAATGTTGCAAAGCCTATTCTTGTTTTTCGTTCTGTTAAAGTTAAAATATTTCTGAAACCAGTGCTGCGCTTGCCAATTACTAGATCAGCTTCTCAATGACCATATTCTTGTCTTAAATCTACAGATTTAGGTCTAGTTCAAATCGGAAAAACATAGCTAGCGCTTGTAACTAATCTGCTTACAACTGAAGCTGTTCGTTTGCCGCCCTTTTTATAAAAACTCCTTAATCTATTATGTTTTTTAATTGTTCATTGATTGCTTTTTATCCAATTAAAAACAGTTCTTAGTGATGGTAATTTAATTTTAAAATTAGTTTTAATATAGTGATATGTTGATTTTATACCAAAAAACTTTTTGTCATATTTTTGAATAAAAATGTTAGTAAATTCTTTATAGCTAAAATTAACATTAAATCTAAACATATATTTATGAGAATGTCTTTTAAACGATTTTATATTTGCTGCACAAGAATCATAATTTCCAGTTAAATCAAGATTTCTTTTTATTTCTCTAGAAATGGTTGAAGGACTTCTGCGTAATCGTCTAGCAATTTTTCGTATTGAATAGCCATTATCCATTAATTTTTTGATAAAAAATCTTTCTTCATAAGAAATGTGAAAATATTTTTTAAATGCTTTATAATTCATATTAGGTCTCCTTAGGTGTTTTTTGTGAGGCCTTTTTTTATTTTTTTAAGTAGAAAAAAATTCAAGCAGCCTCACACTAATATTTTATCAATAAAGTGTTGCACTTGAATTTTCAATTCAGCAAGTGAGGCAATTAACCTCACTTTTAAAATTATTTTTTAAGCTTTTTTTCCTCTCGACATTCCAATGCAAGAAGCAATAAATGTAAATATTGACATTGGTATAAATGCCCCTAATACATATAAAACTCCAACTGAATAATGATTATTTTTGA
It contains:
- a CDS encoding 5'-methylthioadenosine/S-adenosylhomocysteine nucleosidase; translated protein: MLLILFAEKQESESFLSHVEIINEYIFDNSFSSYQNILLCKYKNKKFYVAHMGVGKVNSSLFLSRLLNIKDFKISEILNIGASGGLKKTKVGEAFLVQKSYYYDVDLTCLKNYKLGQLPNNVIEFKTNDNLNLKFQKILNLELTNNVSADKFFTISDAKNIEKNFNNIKTMDMEATALIHTADFYNMPISIIKVISDNITIEDNDKDYRNNTLIVSARINDLLLNILERLN
- a CDS encoding TatD family hydrolase, whose amino-acid sequence is MKYIDIHTHPFKEYYDNPLCVVREWKNMNMDFMFVNGTSKEDCVELIDLCAKQDYLYPIIGIHPTLSEGKKDGNFLETIITKEVIGIGEVGLDYHYDDSPSKEIQKEGFISQIEVAKKHNVVVVMHIRDALDDAYKIISLPKYKDVKFVFHSYSGDKEFTKKCLKHDNFFFSFSGVVTFKNAKSLQESCLEVPIDRIFCETDTPYLAPMPMRGRPNISPYVEHTYKYIANLKQIDEEVLVKQIRKNVKKVFGV
- the rsmA gene encoding 16S rRNA (adenine(1518)-N(6)/adenine(1519)-N(6))-dimethyltransferase RsmA → MAKIRAKKSFGQNFLINKQIQEKIVSLANVENKNVIEIGPGMGAITDFLISKVSSLKAYELDKELWEYLNKKNYPKNIQIVNEDFLEANINFIEDSKVTIIGNIPYNITSPIIFKLLDNYLKIESATLMIQKEVAERILAIPNSKVYGKLSVTLQIFSNIKKLLDVKASQFNPQPKVDSTVIKIEFIQPNDFLKKNAKEIVKFIALCFQFKRKTLFNNLNTNFSKEKILHSFQELNFDSKIRAENLNKNDFINLFKELN
- a CDS encoding IS30 family transposase, with product MNYKAFKKYFHISYEERFFIKKLMDNGYSIRKIARRLRRSPSTISREIKRNLDLTGNYDSCAANIKSFKRHSHKYMFRFNVNFSYKEFTNIFIQKYDKKFFGIKSTYHYIKTNFKIKLPSLRTVFNWIKSNQWTIKKHNRLRSFYKKGGKRTASVVSRLVTSASYVFPIWTRPKSVDLRQEYGHWEADLVIGKRSTGFRNILTLTERKTRIGFATFVLSKSGYEINTQLRKLIKENSLIVKSITIDNGIEFEKIGILAKWLKIKIYRAEPYASFQRGSNENWNGLIRREYKKGFNFNTINIETLQNISNKINEMPREILGWKSSKELFLKENYI